The DNA region CATGAAAAGACCATGTGGAGAAAGGATAAGAAGTATGGACAATTACTATGCTGAAAAATTAAATTCCAAAAAATTGTATCAAGTATACGATACCCAAATTCCACGTGTCAAGCAGTACTTACAAGCAGAAATAGATTTTGTCAAGAAAAATCTATCAAACACACAAAATGTTTTAGAGCTTGGAGCCGGATACGGTCGAATTATCAAGGAATTGGCTCCCTACTGCAAATCTATTATCGGGATAGATATCTCGGTGGAAAGTGTTGAGTTAGGCAAGGAATATCTCAAAGACTATCCCAACGCGAGTATAGTTGTGATGGATGTTCATCAGATAAAATTTTCTAAGCCCTTTGATGTTATTTTGTGCCTGCAAAACGGATTGTCTGCCATGGGTGCTGATTCCACTGTCATTCACAAAATTCTTGATAAAGTGGCACCCGGTGGAACGGCTTATTTCAGCAGTTACAGTACTAAGTTTTGGGATTTTCGTCTGAAATGGTTTGAGGAGCAGGCTTCCAGAGGGCTTTTAGGGGAAATTGACTATACCAAAACCAAAAACGGTGTGATTATATGCAAAGGGGGATTTAAGGCGACAATCCACTGGCCCGAGGATTTTGAAAAAATTGGCAAAGAGTTGGGGTACCCCTATCAAGTGCAAGAAGTAGATGAGTCTAGCATGTTTCTAATCGTCCATAAGACCTAATAAAGTAAGTGGAAAAATACCCAAGCAGATAGAGCACTTTGACATGTCGTTTCACTCCCTCACAATCCGTGTTACACCTTCCATGTGCC from Sporanaerobacter acetigenes DSM 13106 includes:
- a CDS encoding class I SAM-dependent methyltransferase; this encodes MDNYYAEKLNSKKLYQVYDTQIPRVKQYLQAEIDFVKKNLSNTQNVLELGAGYGRIIKELAPYCKSIIGIDISVESVELGKEYLKDYPNASIVVMDVHQIKFSKPFDVILCLQNGLSAMGADSTVIHKILDKVAPGGTAYFSSYSTKFWDFRLKWFEEQASRGLLGEIDYTKTKNGVIICKGGFKATIHWPEDFEKIGKELGYPYQVQEVDESSMFLIVHKT